The proteins below are encoded in one region of Clostridium pasteurianum DSM 525 = ATCC 6013:
- a CDS encoding amino acid permease, which translates to MEKKHKGLSAGQLTMMALGTIIGGSFFLGSSVSIHAAGPAVLISYVLGGVLVYFILSALSEMTVADPSPGSFRAFASKAFGSGAAFVVGWVYWTGMILAMSSEAAAVSILFRRWFPSLSVFLLGSIVITVVTVLNFLGADRLSKLESSLAAVKLLAILSFIIIGISLVMGFIKGAPTIGTNVIRKESFIPGGIKSITGSMLVVIFAYAGFEIIGLAASETDNPEKTIPKAIFYTILALAGLYIVSIIVLLILIPTADLNEEISPMVAALNRWGMGWAGNAINIVMITAILSTMLAAMFGMGRMLRSLVDEGHAPKWLKDKSKVPHRGIVFSGFAMFLALIMGIIIPKIYMFLISSGGFALLFTYAVIVATQIRLRQRYGSPKKGQYHIIGYPYSSWITLISLIIIIISMPFISGQTSGLVSGLIIIAFYTFAYMLMKVYKKSEKLKTNSAIRAKANKLRLSTEFSEELTKEHKRINKDVKKR; encoded by the coding sequence ATGGAGAAAAAGCATAAAGGTCTATCTGCAGGGCAGCTTACAATGATGGCACTGGGAACTATAATTGGAGGCTCCTTTTTTCTTGGATCATCTGTATCTATTCACGCAGCAGGCCCTGCGGTTTTAATTTCATATGTATTAGGAGGAGTACTAGTATATTTTATTCTTTCGGCTCTTTCTGAAATGACTGTAGCAGATCCATCACCAGGTTCTTTTAGGGCTTTTGCCAGTAAAGCTTTTGGATCTGGAGCTGCATTTGTAGTGGGATGGGTTTATTGGACGGGGATGATTTTAGCTATGTCCAGCGAAGCGGCGGCTGTATCCATATTATTTCGCAGATGGTTTCCAAGTCTTTCTGTATTTCTTCTCGGAAGTATTGTTATCACTGTGGTTACTGTACTTAATTTTTTAGGAGCTGATAGATTAAGTAAATTAGAAAGTAGTCTAGCAGCTGTCAAGCTGCTAGCTATATTATCCTTTATAATTATTGGAATATCTTTAGTTATGGGTTTCATAAAGGGTGCACCAACTATTGGTACTAATGTAATCAGAAAAGAGAGCTTTATTCCAGGAGGAATAAAAAGTATTACTGGCAGTATGCTTGTTGTCATATTTGCCTATGCAGGTTTTGAAATAATAGGATTAGCTGCTTCAGAAACAGACAATCCTGAGAAGACAATTCCAAAAGCTATTTTTTATACAATTTTAGCCCTTGCAGGACTTTATATAGTATCTATTATAGTTTTATTAATCCTTATTCCAACTGCTGATCTTAATGAAGAAATAAGCCCAATGGTAGCAGCACTTAACAGGTGGGGAATGGGATGGGCTGGAAATGCAATAAATATAGTTATGATTACAGCTATTCTCTCCACCATGCTGGCAGCTATGTTTGGAATGGGCAGGATGCTCCGTTCTCTGGTAGATGAAGGGCATGCACCTAAATGGCTGAAGGATAAAAGTAAAGTACCTCATAGAGGAATAGTATTTTCGGGTTTTGCAATGTTTTTAGCTCTAATAATGGGTATTATAATTCCTAAAATTTATATGTTCCTCATAAGTTCTGGTGGTTTTGCCTTGTTATTTACTTATGCAGTGATTGTTGCTACTCAGATTCGATTAAGACAAAGGTATGGATCTCCAAAAAAAGGGCAATATCATATAATAGGATATCCTTATAGTTCTTGGATTACTTTGATAAGCCTTATTATTATAATTATCAGTATGCCATTTATTTCTGGGCAGACATCAGGACTTGTATCAGGACTTATAATAATTGCTTTTTACACATTTGCCTATATGTTAATGAAAGTCTATAAAAAGAGTGAAAAATTAAAAACTAACAGTGCTATAAGAGCAAAGGCAAATAAGCTTAGATTATCTACAGAATTCTCAGAGGAACTAACTAAAGAACATAAGAGAATTAATAAAGATGTTAAAAAGAGATGA